One Ostrea edulis chromosome 2, xbOstEdul1.1, whole genome shotgun sequence genomic region harbors:
- the LOC125678240 gene encoding uncharacterized protein LOC125678240 yields the protein MEVVFLTCFTSHLSNFADVNMESHKLKRKPNWSSEESLALTTLVEEYKDVVRGKLSPQLTSQMKSKAWGEIAVKLRAMSVGPTRTAAEVEKKWHNIFSKTKTEISNHRRIITGTGGGPPPKSLSAVAEAVTSVIGANNTCLMGIEGGIDTSLLNLDILGDESVGIDVIEGPPDTDPHILGSTPLEVTSVLESSLPLVTSGNSSRDINLKRKMEELTCRKLELEVQYLEMKIRKLKKEE from the exons ATGGAGGTCGTATTTTTAACATGTTTTACGTCACATCTGTCAAATTTCGCAGACGTAAACATGGAAAGCCACAAACTCAAACGAAAGCCAAACTGGAGTAGTGAGGAGTCCTTGGCACTCACTACTCTTGTTGAAGAATACAAGGATGTTGTGAGAGGGAAACTAAGTCCCCAGTTAACCTCTCAAATGAAGTCGAAAGCGTGGGGGGAGATTGCGGTAAAACTTCGTGCTATGAGTGTTGGGCCAACTCGAACGGCAGCAGAAGTTGAGAAAAAGTGGCACAACATCTTCTCGAAGACAAAAACGGAGATTTCCAACCACAGACGTATAATTACTGGTACAG gtGGTGGTCCTCCTCCGAAGTCATTGAGTGCTGTAGCGGAAGCTGTTACTAGTGTAATTGGGGCAAATAACACTTGCCTGATGGGTATAGAGGGAGGCATTGATACGTCCCTGCTAAACCTAGATATACTTGGTGATGAATCTGT GGGAATCGATGTAATTGAAGGACCTCCAGATACAGATCCCCACATTCTTGGATCAACTCCCCTAGAAGTAACATCTGTCCTGGAGTCTTCATTGCCATTGGTAACCTCAGGCAATAGCAGCAGGGACATTAACCTGAAAAGAAAAATGGAAGAACTAACTTGCAGGAAGCTGGAACTAGAAGTCCAGTAtttggaaatgaaaataagaaagctTAAAAAAGAGGAATGA